A single Amblyraja radiata isolate CabotCenter1 chromosome 36, sAmbRad1.1.pri, whole genome shotgun sequence DNA region contains:
- the LOC116966215 gene encoding ras GTPase-activating-like protein IQGAP3 has product MPLLHTYGQMLQSVARINTAVRWDDEELMDPSAKLPEVYPFAGALYQRELAALQRQKPQGELTLEELYVAVEMLSAVALINRALEAGDVGAFWSSLLTPATGLTEVKDKSVQR; this is encoded by the exons TGCTGCAGTCCGTGGCCAGGATCAACACAGCCGTACGCTGGGACGACGAAGAACTGATGGACCCCAGTGCCAAACTGCCCGAGGTCTACCCATTCGCAGGGGCGCTGTACCAGAGGGAGCTGGCTGCTCTCCAGCGGCAGAAACCACAG GGTGAGCTGACTCTGGAGGAACTGTACGTTGCTGTGGAGATGCTCTCGGCAGTGGCACTGATAAATCGAGCCTTGGAGGCCGGAGACGTCGGGGCGTTTTGGAGCAGCCTGCTCACCCCAGCGACGGGCCTGACCGAGGTCAAGGACAAGAGTGTGCAGCGGTAA